The genomic window GTACGGTATGCCTTTGACCCACGGGCAGAAAACGAGGGTTGATCACGCTGACTTCATCTTGTGACCATTGGGAGGAAAATCACATGAGAACGAAGGTTTTAATGACGACAATAGCAGCGCTGGCCCTTGGGGTCGGCGGCATGATGTCGATGGCGACGGCCCAGCCGAACAAGAACGAGCTTGTTGTAGGGCAACTCCAGTTCCTGAAGAATTTTCATCCGCTGATTCAGGTCAACAACACCAAGCGGCTGCAGATCAACTACGGTCTTCTGCCGCTGACCGCGTTCGACCCTGATGCCACCAACCAGTGCATCCTTTGCGAAACGCTGCCGACGCTTCAGAACGGCCTTGCCGAAATCATCGACATGCCCGATGGCTTGAAGGGCATGAAGGTCAGGTTCACGCTGAAGGAAGGGCTTTCCTGGGGCGACGGCGAACCGGTCACGTCCAACGACGTGGCTTTCACGCTGAAGATGGCGAATGATCCCGATATCGGCTTTTCCGCCTTCAATCCGTGGACCCGCGCCAGCGATATCGAGATTGTCGACGACCGGACCTTCATCTTGACGCTGCCGGAGGTAACGCCCGGCTTCGCCTCGTGGGACCAGATTCTGCCGGAGCATATCGAAGGTCCGATCTACGATGCCACAGGCGACAATGAAAGCTACGTGAAGCAGACGCTTTACAATACCGACCCGACCAATCCGGGCCTGTGGAACGGCCATTTCATGCTTTCCGAATACCAGATCGGAACGCGATTGACCTGGGTTCCCAATCCGCATTGGCCGGGCAAGGCGCCGGGCTTCGATCGCATTATCTTGACGTATCGCGACAATTCCTCGGCGCTGGTGCAGAACTTGCTGGCCGGCGAGATTGACGCCGTTCCGGTCAGCCCCGGAGGGATCAGCTTCAGTCAGATGCTTGACGTCCAGACGCAGCGTCCCGATCAGCTCAGCTATCACTTCACCGACGGCACCAATCTCGAACGGATAGCGGTCAATCTGGACAACGAGATACTCGCAGTCCCGGATATCCGCAAAGCGATTATGATGGGGATCGACCGGAAGGCGATAACCGATGCGCTTTTTAACGGAAAATAGTCCGTGGCAAATGGCCTCCTTTCGCAGTCCAGCCCCTTCTTCAATCCGGATATGACAACCTATTCCTACGATCCGGATGCGGCAAAAGCCTTGCTTGCGGAAGACGGGTGGACACCTGGTTCCGATGGTATCTGCACAAATGACGACGGCGACCGGCTCGCCTTCGACCTGGCCACGACGGCAGGCAACCAGACGCGCGAGCAGATTGCCCTGGTCATCCAGAGCCAGCTCGAACAGATATGCATTGCGGTGACGCCCAAATTCGTGTCGCTCCAGACCTATAACGGGGAGTTGTCGCGCCGCCGGGAGTTCACCGGCATGATCATGTCCTCCATCCGGTTCTCGCCATCGACATCTCCGGCCATCGCGCTGGCGACCGACAAGATCCCCAATGCGGAGAACAATTTCGTCGGCAACAACTTTTCGGGATATTCAAATCCCGATATGGATGCGGCTCTTGAAGAGTTCCAGCAGGCGCTGGACCAGGACGGACAGAAGGCGGCGTGGCAGAAGATCCAGGCCAAATTCGCTGCAGACCTGCCGATGCTGCCGCTGTACTTCTATACCGAAGCCTATGTCACGGTTCCCGACCTGAAGGGGTTCCGTCTCGACACCTACGACCCTCTGATGATCTGGGCGAACGACTGGTACAGGGACTGAACCCGCAGTTCAGTTCAACCATGCCAATCAGGCAAGGTGGAACGGGCGCGGATGCCCGTTGCACCTTGCCATTGCTTTCGCCGCATACTCGCGGACGTCAGGCGATTCCGCCCGACTGCGAAATGTTACAAGCTTATTCCGGTGGCATTCTCATGCAAGTTGCACTCCTCGATGACTACCTCAACCTTGCCACAAGATGCGCAGACTTCTCGCCGTTGGACGGCCGGGCATCGATCAGCGTAATCGATCGCCCGTTCACCTCGGTCGCGGACGCTGCCGAAACCCTGGCCGACTTCGACATTCTCTGCACGCTGCGCGAGCGCACTGCATTTCCGCGCGCGCTCATTGAGGCGCTGCCAAAACTGAAATATCTGTGCGTCACGGGAAAACGCTACGACACCGTCGACGTCGCTGCATGCCGTAATCACGGTGTTGTCGTCTCCAACACGCCGGTTTCGGGCGCCGGGTCAGGCGCTGTCACCGAACTCACCTGGGGTTTGATCATTTCGCTGGCGCGCAATATCGCCGCCGAAGACCGCATGATGCGCGAGGGAGGATGGCAGCATTTTGCGGGGCATACCCTGCGCGGCAAACGGCTTGGCATCGTCGGCCTTGGTGGGCTTGGCAGCGATGTCGCGCGCATCGGTCTTGCCTTCGGCATGGATGTCGTCGCCTGGTCGCCCAATCTGACCGAGGAACGCGCACGTGCCGCTGGCGTCAGCTATCACGACAAGAAATCGCTGTTCTCGACCGCCGACGTCATCAGTCTCCATCTCGCCCTGGCCGAGAGCACGAGAGGCATCGTCGGTGAAAATGATATTGCCGCCATGAAACCGACGGCCTGTCTCGTCAACACCGCACGGGCCGGGCTGGTCAACGAGAAAGCGCTGATCTCGGCCCTTTCCGAAGGACGAATCGGCGGGGCGGCGCTGGATGTCTACTCGACAGAGCCACTGCCAGCGGAGCACGTGCTGCGCCGGTTGCCCAATGTGGTTCTGACGCCGCATCTCGGCTATTTCACCAAAGGGATGCTGGGAGCGTATTATACCTATGCCGTAGAGAACATCGTTTCCTTCCTTGATGGCGCGCCGCTGCGCGTGGTCAGCGGCAATGACTAGGGCGACGAAGCTGCCGGCGCCGCTGCGCCTGATCAAAGGCACACAGTTCGGTCTTTTCTTTGCGGGAAACGGCTTGTCGCTCGTCGGCTCGTGGATGCAGCGGATCGCCTGTAGCTGGCTGGTCTGGGACTGGACGGGTTCGGCGTTCTGGGTGGGCGTTCTTGCTGCCGGCGACCTTCTTCCCGTTGTGCTGACCGGCCCGTTTGCGGGGGTCGCCGCGGACCGGTGGAACCGGTTGCGGCAAAACATCTGGGCACAGACCGCCTCCGCCGCACTTGCCGTGCTTATGGCCGTTCTTCTGGCAACCGGCCATCTGGGGCTCCACGGAACAGTCGTGCTGGTAACCCTGCAGGGTACGCTTGTTGCTGCGATGCAACCGTCACGCCTGGCAATGATTCAGGAGATGGTTCAGCCGGAGGATCTGGGCACGGCGGTTGCTCTCAATTCAGTCAACGTCAATCTGGCGCGTCTCCTTGGACCGGCGATCGCGGGGGCGATGATCCTCTATGTCGATATTGTCTGGGTGTTCATTGCCAACGCGATCGTAACCGCCATTTTTGTGTTCGTCCTCACGCGCCTGCGGCTCACGGCCCAGGAAAAGCGCACCGAAACCGGCTCGTTTTTCGGCGAAATGAAGGAAGGTTTCATCCATGTCGCGCGGCAGCCCGCACTCCGCCTGATTCTCCTCGTGCTGTTTTGCGGCGGCGTACTGGTCCGCGCCATGATCGAACTCGTGCCCGCGATCGCCGCCCAGACCTTTTCCAACGCGGCGGCCGGTCTGGCCATTATCACGGCGTCGGCCGCCGCGGGCGCCGTTGGAGCGGGTCTTACCGTTGGTCGCTCGAAGGTCGAGCGCCTGTTGTTCGGCGTTCTCCTCTGGTGGAGCGTGGGCGCGCTTGCGGCATTCTTTCTCGTGCGTTCGTCCTCGCCGTTGATGGCTATTCCGATGGCAACCATGCTCGGCGCCGCAGTCACTTGCGGTCTGGTGTCGACACAGACATTCGTGCAACTGACCACGCCTGGAAAGCTGAGAGGCCGCGTGCTGAGCATACACGGTCTCATCGCGCGCGGCAGCCCCGCGCTCGGCGCCCTCGCCGTCGGTTTTGCCGCCGACCGTATCGGGCTGAAAGCGTCGATAACAACGGCGTCGGCGCTGCTTATGCTTGTCGTTCTCGTGCTTGCGCCCGTGACCCGGCGGCAGGCCCGCTCGCTCCGGGAATTGATGTGAACCTCAGGTCTTGAATATGTCGAGGCAGAGGTCGCGGAGAATGCGGAAGGCGGTGTCGTGCAGTCGGTTGTTGAGCCGTCTGGTTCGCAACACGATCTGAAGCTTCAGAACCAGTTCCGGCTCGACGATGCGGCGGATGCGCAGCAATTTCGCCGTTCTCGTTGTCTTGCGGACGCGCAGCGAAGCCACCGTGCGACCAAAGCCGTCATTGGCGAGATCGAAGGTCGTATCGAGAGCGTCAAGTTCGCAATCGACCAGCAGCTTGGCGCCTTCGCGCGCAAGCGCTGTTTCGAGTATCTCGCGCACACGGTTGGGACGGCTGGTGATGATAAGCGGTATGTCCGTCAGTGCGGTCAACGGCAGCGGAGGCCCTTCGATCTCGCTCTCGCCCTCGGGCATCTTCTCGAACAGGTGCAGCTTTTCCTCAAGCAGGTCATGGATTTCCAGCATCGAGTTGGTCGGAGCATCAAAAAGCACCGCCATGTCGAGGCGCCCCGAAATCAGGGATTCCTGAAGCTGTGTCGAACGACCGGTGAGCACATGCACCTTCGCCTCGGGCAGTTCTCCCCTCAGTTTCCGGATGAGCGGGGTGCTGATCGTTCCGGACAGCGATCCAGGCATACCGATTGCAATCGAACCGGTGCGCCCGAGACGCGCATTCTCCATATCCTCATAAGTTCGCTCGTGCAGGTCCAGCAGGGAGCGCGCATGGCCGAGCAACCGGTCGCCGGCTTCGGTCGTGGTGACACCACGTCCGTCGCGCACCAGCAGCCGCTCCTGAAGCTCCGTCTCGAGGTTGTTGACCTGCCTGCTCAGCGCCGACTGAGCGATATGCAGAAATGCCGCCGCCCTGCTGAAACTGCCGAGTTCAACAACACGAATGAAATAGTTGAGTTGTCGGATGTCCATTGCTCCCCCGACAAAACTTGCCAAAATGAGATATCTGATAGGTTATTATCGCTTATTGTCATAGGCAAGCCGTATCCGTAAGTTTCATGAAAGAATGTCGTCAGGGAGGATTTGATGACAGACGAGACAGTCTGGCGTGTTTGGGAATGTGTGCTTTGCGGCTATCGCTATGATGAAGCCGAAGGCGATCCTGATGGTGGCGTGTCGCCCGGCACCCGCTGGGAAGATGTTCCCGAGGATTGGGTTTGCCCGGAATGCGGTGCAAGAAAGGTCGATTTTGACATGCAGGTCGTTTCCTGATGGTTGCCGAAACGTCCGACACATGCGTGATTGTCGGTGCGTCCCACGCGGGAATTTCGCTCGCATCGGCGCTTCGTTCCGCAGGCTGGAGCGCTCCCATTGTGGTGTTTGGCGATGAGAATGGCCTCCCCTACCATCGACCGCATTTATCGAAGGAAGCGCTCCACGGAGATGTCGAGCCGAAACCGCTCCGGCCGGCCGATTTCTATGACAAACAGGAGATCGATCGCCGAAGGGCGTCGGTTGCCTCGATCGACCGCAATGCCGGCCGTATCACGCTCGACGATGGTAGCACGGTCGCCTATGGCAAGCTGGTACTGGCGACGGGCGCGGTTGCACGCAGGCTTCCCGATGAGATCGCCGGTGCGGACAAGGCGCTTTTGCTGCGCAATCGCACCGACTGGCGGCAGTTGGTCGGGAACTTGTCGACCGCGGAACGCATCGCCATCATCGGCGGCGGGCTGATCGGTCTCGAAATCGCCGCAGCGGCACAGATCAGAGGACTTGCCGTCACGGTGTGCGAAAACGCAGATCGGTTGATGGTGCGCAGCCTCTACCCCGCAATGTCCACCGAGGTTCGTGACCGGCATGTTGCGAATGGCATCGATATTCGCCTGTCGGCTTCGGTCAGGGCTATATCCGACAGCGGCCTGGAAATGGCCGATGGCGAGCACATCGATGCCGACGTGGTGCTTGCCGCAACCGGCAGCCGCGCGCGCGACGAACTGGCGCGAAATGCAGGATTGGCCACGGATGACGGCGTGATCACGAGCGCATGCGGCGCGACCGCCGATCCTTCTATCTATGCACTTGGCGATTGCGCCCGCTGGCGCGAAGGCAGGCGGCATGTTCGCCATGAAAGCGTCGCTGCAACCCTTTGGCAGGCGAAATGCGTGGCCGCCGCTCTGATGCGACAGGATAACCCAGTTGCCGAACCGTTGCGGCTTTGGTCCAATCAGGGGGCGATACGCATTCAGATGGCGGGACCGGTCGTTGCCGGTGCGCGCGTCGAGGTCGAAAGACTGGAGCACAACGGCATGCTGCTTCGTGCTTATGAGGGCGATCGCCTGCTCGCCGTTCAGACGCTCGACGCGCCGAGAGCATTCGCCTCGGAAGTTTCACGATTGAGCGCCCTTGGTAGAGAACCCGCCGCGCCTTCCATGCGTCGGGCGTGAATTGACAACAACACAGCAGGGAGGAGACCCGCCATGCAGATCGTATCCTACGCAGAAAAAGAGCCGCAGCGTTTCAAGCGCGGGCGCGGCTGGAAAGTAAACCTGTTCGGCCAGAATTCCGACGTTCCTGGAAAGGAGTTGCAGGCTTTCCGGATCGACATGAGCTCGAATATGCAGCTCGACAGCCACTTCCATATCGTTGACCAGTTCCAGATCTTCATCGCCGGAAGCGGTGTCATCGGACGCGATCGCGCGGACATGATCACGGCCCACTATGCCGATCACCATACCGGCTATGGGCCTCTTGTGGCGGATGGAAACGGCATGTCCTACCTGACCCTGCGCTCGAAAACCGACGCTGGCCTGGTCAAGCTCTCCACGCCGAATGTTCGCGAACAGCTGAAGCCCACCAAACGCCGTCACCGCGTCTCGGAGAAGGTCGTATTGTCCATCCCTCCCGTTTTAGAGCACCGCGAAGAGGTGACGACGGAAACGGTCATGCCGGAGAAGCCCGGAGATGACGGCATGACCGTGAAGGTCTACCGAATGGGGTCCGGCATGGAAACCAGGGCTCCCGATACCGATGGCACCGGCGGATACTTCGTCATCGTCATGAATGGCAGCCTTATCCATGACGGCGCTGAGTACGAGCCCTGGTCGCTTCTGTGGGTATCGAAAACCGAAGCGGCGCCGGTGCTGAAAGCGGGAGAGAAAGGGCTCGAAGCCATGGTGACCGTCTTTCCGGTGTGGGACGAGTGGATGCAGCAGGTCGGAGAGGATTGAGCATGCCGGTCTCGGACAGTGTGCGCCGCGACCTGGCGCCCCACGGCGTGCTGCGTGCAGCGCTTAACCATGGCAATCGCGTTCTGGTAAACCGTGATGCGAATGGCGACGCCTTCGGCATCACGGTGGACATCGCCCGTGCGCTTGCCGACGAGATCGGCCTGGAACTCACCCTCATTGACCATGAACGCGCCATCGACGTCTCGTCGACGGCCGGAGACGATCTCTGGGATATTTGTTTCCTCGCCGTCGATCCGAAGCGCGCGGAAACGATCGCCTTTACCCATCCCTATATCCGGATCGAGGGCTGCTTTCTGGTCGCGCAAGGCGTCGGGATCACCGATCCCGATGCGCTCGTCGCCGCTGACGTCGCCATCAGCTCCGTGGAGGGCAGCGCCTATACGCTTCATCTGGCACGTCAACCGGTTTCGGACAAACTGGTGATTTTTCCTGACTTCCAATCGGCTCTCGCGGCGATGGACGCAGGACAGGTCGCCGCGATTGCCGGTGTGCGACAGCCCTTGCTCCATGAAGCGGAAAAACGGCCCGGATCCAGAGTGCTCGATCCGCCTTTCATGGAAATACTCCAGGCCATGGGCACGCCCGCGAGCCGGAGCGAAGCGGCGGTGTTTCTCAAGACCTTTATCACCGACCTCACCCGCTCCGGCAGGGTCGGCCAGATACTCGAACGCCATGGCGTATCTGCGGAGTGTGCCGATATTTTCTGAGCGAAGCCGGCTTTGCTTCCTTCCATTCATCTTCCGCGCTGTCGGTGTTTCATCACGGCGAAATAGGCAGCTTCCCTTCGCCGCCCAACTCGCTTGATGTTTTGCTATTGCAAAATTGAATTTAACATTATGAGAAAAAATGGCTTTTATGGCTGCACTTCGAACAGCAGCGATGGGAGACACTGACCCAGTGGGATGCTGCGCTCACCTCCTGAACGGCACCGCGCTTCACGCGCTATCTCGCTGATCACACCCGCCATCGCTGCGGGACGCGTCTTGTGCTCGGCAACGCACTGGTCGCGCATCTGGCTGCAGCGTTGCGGGAATGCAGGATCGAGATATGGACGGGCGTTGAAACACCGTGCTCCTGAAGAGTGAGGGACGGATCAGTGGCCTTGCAAGGTCGCGCGCTGGCTGACCCAGAATGGCAAGAAGGTGCGCATTGTCGAACGCCTCACCGGTGCGATCAACATTCCCGTTGGCCCGCTCGAACAAAAACATGCTGCTCCGCATACTTGCCCACGAGCGCATCGAAATATTGACGAAAACCACGGTCGAGGAAATCGGTGAGGACATGGTCCGCGCGCGTGATCCGGATGACGAGATGATCGAACTGCGGTCGGCCTGAAGCCGGACAACACGTTCTTCGCCGAACTGGCTGGTCGCTTTCCCGGTGAGATCTACGCGAATCGGGGATTGCGACAAGCCGGAGAACATCATGAAGGCAGTGGCTGGCAGCCGTTTGACGAATTCATTACCTATGCCAAGGAGAGCACGGGCAAGGTGACCTATGCGACATCCGGTGCAGGATCGACCATGCCCTCAGCGTCATCGTCGCGCCGAAGGGCACGCCGAAGGAAATCGTGGTCAAACTCGATACGGCATTCCACAAGGCCATGGACACGCCGGACTTTCAGGAAACCCTCGATCGCCTCGTTGCGACCAAAGGCTACCGGGGACCCGAAGAGCTTGACGCCTACCTTCAGGGCGTGATCGCCAATTTTGGCAACGTCCTTGACCAACTCGGGATTCCGACAGCTAAATCCCAGTAAGGGTCGCGCAACAGCAGAAGGCGTCCCGTTTCGGGGCGCCTTTTTTGAAAGCGATGGCTCGGCTTACAGATACGTTCTGTTCCGGTGTGCCCGGACAGCGCGATGCGCAGATTCAATAGGTTAGAGCGGTCTTTGTGCGTTCGAATGGACGCACGGCGCTCCAGTTCCCTTATTCTTGCGGCAGGTAACGATTGAACCATTCGATTGTCCGCGACCAGGCAAGCTCGGCGGCGGCTTCGTCGTAGCGCGGCGTCGAATCATTGTGGAAGCCGTGATTGGCCCCTTCATAGATATAGGCTTCATAGGTCTTGCCGGCAGCGTCGAGCGCATCGCGATAGGCGGGCCAGCCGGCATTCACGCGTTCGTCGAGACCGCCATAGTGCAGCAGCACCGGCGCCTCGATACGGGCAACATCGGCCGCATCCGGCTGCCGTCCGTAAAACGGCACAGCGGCGCCGAGTTCCGGATAGGCGACCGCCGCCGCATTGGCGACCCCGCCGCCGTAGCAGAAGCCGGTGATGCCGACCTTGCCGGTCACAGCCTCGTCCGCCATCAGAAACTCCACGGCAGCGAAGAAATCATTCATCAGTTTCTCGCCGTCGACCTGCTGCTGGAGGGCGCGCCCCTCTTCGTCATTGCCGGGATAGCCGCCCATCGGCGTCAGGCCATCCGGCGCCATGGCGATGAAGCCGGCCTTGGCCAGACGGCGGGCAACGTCCTGAATATAGGGATTGAGGCCGCGATTTTCGTGCACCACGACCACGCCTGGCGCGGTCTCGACGCCGGTCGGACGAACGTAATAGGCCCGCATCTCGCCGTGGCCGTTCGGCGACGGGTAGGTGATCCACTCGGCCAGAATATCGGGATCATTGAAGCTGACCTGCTCGGCCCTCGCGTAGTCGGGGCTCATCATGCCCAACACAGCCGCCGCCGTGAGACCGCCGACCGTGTACTTGCCGGCGCGCTCGAGAAACTCGCGCTTGGTGATCATGCCATGGGCGTAAAAGTCATAGAGCTCGAGAAGCTCCGGGCTGAAATCCTTGGCGGTCAACCGTTGCTGATGCTCGTTCATGCCACTCTCTCCCTCGTCTGCGGCCCCCATGGCCCGCTTCAATCCTGCCGCAACCGATTGCCGCGACCCGAGCAAGCTTAGGCATGCGCGAAGCCTTCCTGCAACCGTCAAGTTTCAACCTCACCTTGATTTGATCACAACGTGAAAGAGCGCTGAAAACGGCAGCGTCGTTCCGCCAGAATTCAATCGTTACCGGTATAGCCGAGCCCTTCCAGCAATTGCCGCATAACCCCCAGAACGGCACGCGCTGCCGGATCCACGCCCTGCGTTCTGAATTTCGCATGGATCGGGGTGGCCGGTATGGCCGGGCTGGTGCGCAGAATTCTGAGTTCGCCGCGCAGCCGATAAGGTTCCGTCATGCGAACCGGCAGAACACCGACCGCCGCGCCGCTCGTAACCACATGGGCCAGCATCGAGACGCTGCTGCAGATGTCTTCTCTTTGCGGGGCGAGGCCGGCGGACGCAAACCAGCTTTTGACCTGCCGGAAATTGATGCTCCCCGGATCATTGGTGACGATCGGCACGTCGATCAGGTCGCGCGGCCGCACGAGGTCAGGCAACGACCAGTTGGCGCCCGCGACCCAGCTTGTTTCCTGCAACCCCATGGGCGAGAGCGTGAAATCCGGATGCTCGCTCGGGTTCACCAGAAATGCGATATCGAGCTCGTGGCTCTGAAGTCGCGGCTCGAGGTCTGAAGAAATGCCGACAGCGATCTCCAGTTTCAGCAGGGTATGGCGATCACGCAACTGCTGCATCAACAGAGGGAGGCACACCAGCGCCAGTCCCTCTGCGACGCCAATCCTGACAGGACCACGCAGTTGCGCCGGCTCAGAGGCCGATTCCATCTCCTCGACTTCCCTCAGGATACGTTCGGCCCGGAACAGTACCTCCTGTCCGGACGGGGTTATCCGCAAGCCGCGCCCCTGACGTTCCGTCAATGGCATGTCGAATTGTGACTGCAACAATTTCAGCCTTTGTGACACGGATGGCTGGCTCAGGTGGAGCCGTTGCGATGCCGCCTCGACGGAGCCGAGTGTTACCGTCCAGTAAAAAGCTTCCAGTTGGGCCAGTGTCATTCGAATCATCAACTTTTCCTATGTGTTTAGCTCAAATAATCCGATTGGAAAAAGAACATACAATATATTAATGCGGAGAGAGATAGTTCAGGGAGGAAAAATGGCCGAGCGTGATCGGATCTCGCGGATCGAAGGGTTTGAAGTCGCTTGCGATATGCCCGAGCCGGCGGGCAATGCCCTGCGTGCCTTTCGCCGTCGCGGCGCGCTGCTGATCCGGCTGACTACCGAGGCCGGCCATGTCGGTTGGGGCGAAACATGGGCATTTCCGGAAACCGCCAGCGCCTTCATCCAGAATGTCCTGGTTCCCGACACTATCGGTAGCGCTGCTGACGCCCCGCTCGCGTTGCAACAGGCATTATTGCAACGCGTTGTGCCTGACCGACGCGGCCAGGCGCATATGGCGATCAGCGCGATCGATATCGCCTGCTGGGATCTTTTCGGAAGGATCACGGCGCTCCCGGTTGCAGCGCTGCATGGCGGCGCTCTGCGCGCAAAAGTACTGGCCTATGCCAGCGGTCCGCTTCTTGTCGCGGGAAATGATCGCTATGCCGGTTTCGGCGCGGCGCTGGAGCGCTACCGCGACCTCGGCTTTCGCG from Martelella sp. NC20 includes these protein-coding regions:
- a CDS encoding D-2-hydroxyacid dehydrogenase family protein, with the translated sequence MPLLSPHTRGRQAIPPDCEMLQAYSGGILMQVALLDDYLNLATRCADFSPLDGRASISVIDRPFTSVADAAETLADFDILCTLRERTAFPRALIEALPKLKYLCVTGKRYDTVDVAACRNHGVVVSNTPVSGAGSGAVTELTWGLIISLARNIAAEDRMMREGGWQHFAGHTLRGKRLGIVGLGGLGSDVARIGLAFGMDVVAWSPNLTEERARAAGVSYHDKKSLFSTADVISLHLALAESTRGIVGENDIAAMKPTACLVNTARAGLVNEKALISALSEGRIGGAALDVYSTEPLPAEHVLRRLPNVVLTPHLGYFTKGMLGAYYTYAVENIVSFLDGAPLRVVSGND
- a CDS encoding MFS transporter, whose amino-acid sequence is MTRATKLPAPLRLIKGTQFGLFFAGNGLSLVGSWMQRIACSWLVWDWTGSAFWVGVLAAGDLLPVVLTGPFAGVAADRWNRLRQNIWAQTASAALAVLMAVLLATGHLGLHGTVVLVTLQGTLVAAMQPSRLAMIQEMVQPEDLGTAVALNSVNVNLARLLGPAIAGAMILYVDIVWVFIANAIVTAIFVFVLTRLRLTAQEKRTETGSFFGEMKEGFIHVARQPALRLILLVLFCGGVLVRAMIELVPAIAAQTFSNAAAGLAIITASAAAGAVGAGLTVGRSKVERLLFGVLLWWSVGALAAFFLVRSSSPLMAIPMATMLGAAVTCGLVSTQTFVQLTTPGKLRGRVLSIHGLIARGSPALGALAVGFAADRIGLKASITTASALLMLVVLVLAPVTRRQARSLRELM
- a CDS encoding LysR substrate-binding domain-containing protein, with protein sequence MDIRQLNYFIRVVELGSFSRAAAFLHIAQSALSRQVNNLETELQERLLVRDGRGVTTTEAGDRLLGHARSLLDLHERTYEDMENARLGRTGSIAIGMPGSLSGTISTPLIRKLRGELPEAKVHVLTGRSTQLQESLISGRLDMAVLFDAPTNSMLEIHDLLEEKLHLFEKMPEGESEIEGPPLPLTALTDIPLIITSRPNRVREILETALAREGAKLLVDCELDALDTTFDLANDGFGRTVASLRVRKTTRTAKLLRIRRIVEPELVLKLQIVLRTRRLNNRLHDTAFRILRDLCLDIFKT
- a CDS encoding rubredoxin; this encodes MTDETVWRVWECVLCGYRYDEAEGDPDGGVSPGTRWEDVPEDWVCPECGARKVDFDMQVVS
- a CDS encoding NAD(P)/FAD-dependent oxidoreductase gives rise to the protein MVAETSDTCVIVGASHAGISLASALRSAGWSAPIVVFGDENGLPYHRPHLSKEALHGDVEPKPLRPADFYDKQEIDRRRASVASIDRNAGRITLDDGSTVAYGKLVLATGAVARRLPDEIAGADKALLLRNRTDWRQLVGNLSTAERIAIIGGGLIGLEIAAAAQIRGLAVTVCENADRLMVRSLYPAMSTEVRDRHVANGIDIRLSASVRAISDSGLEMADGEHIDADVVLAATGSRARDELARNAGLATDDGVITSACGATADPSIYALGDCARWREGRRHVRHESVAATLWQAKCVAAALMRQDNPVAEPLRLWSNQGAIRIQMAGPVVAGARVEVERLEHNGMLLRAYEGDRLLAVQTLDAPRAFASEVSRLSALGREPAAPSMRRA
- a CDS encoding transporter substrate-binding domain-containing protein, with translation MPVSDSVRRDLAPHGVLRAALNHGNRVLVNRDANGDAFGITVDIARALADEIGLELTLIDHERAIDVSSTAGDDLWDICFLAVDPKRAETIAFTHPYIRIEGCFLVAQGVGITDPDALVAADVAISSVEGSAYTLHLARQPVSDKLVIFPDFQSALAAMDAGQVAAIAGVRQPLLHEAEKRPGSRVLDPPFMEILQAMGTPASRSEAAVFLKTFITDLTRSGRVGQILERHGVSAECADIF
- a CDS encoding tripartite tricarboxylate transporter substrate-binding protein; the encoded protein is MVAPKGTPKEIVVKLDTAFHKAMDTPDFQETLDRLVATKGYRGPEELDAYLQGVIANFGNVLDQLGIPTAKSQ
- the yghX gene encoding YghX family hydrolase; the protein is MNEHQQRLTAKDFSPELLELYDFYAHGMITKREFLERAGKYTVGGLTAAAVLGMMSPDYARAEQVSFNDPDILAEWITYPSPNGHGEMRAYYVRPTGVETAPGVVVVHENRGLNPYIQDVARRLAKAGFIAMAPDGLTPMGGYPGNDEEGRALQQQVDGEKLMNDFFAAVEFLMADEAVTGKVGITGFCYGGGVANAAAVAYPELGAAVPFYGRQPDAADVARIEAPVLLHYGGLDERVNAGWPAYRDALDAAGKTYEAYIYEGANHGFHNDSTPRYDEAAAELAWSRTIEWFNRYLPQE
- a CDS encoding LysR family transcriptional regulator codes for the protein MIRMTLAQLEAFYWTVTLGSVEAASQRLHLSQPSVSQRLKLLQSQFDMPLTERQGRGLRITPSGQEVLFRAERILREVEEMESASEPAQLRGPVRIGVAEGLALVCLPLLMQQLRDRHTLLKLEIAVGISSDLEPRLQSHELDIAFLVNPSEHPDFTLSPMGLQETSWVAGANWSLPDLVRPRDLIDVPIVTNDPGSINFRQVKSWFASAGLAPQREDICSSVSMLAHVVTSGAAVGVLPVRMTEPYRLRGELRILRTSPAIPATPIHAKFRTQGVDPAARAVLGVMRQLLEGLGYTGND